AGAAAAAGCGGCTCTTTGGTTTGCTTATTTTTTAGCTTGGCATGATATTGGTAAATTTGCGAATGGATTCCAAGCTTTATTTAAACACAATCATCCGCAGCTTGTCAGCGTCGATCCATCTAAAAGCTATAGTTCCAGACATGATTCGCTTGGTTTTTGGTTATGGAGTAACTCACTTAAACACCAACCAAACATTAAGCTTGAACAAAATAGTGAAGATTTTGATGAATTATTTGACACATGGCTGCTTATTATGACGGGACATCATGGCAAGCCACCAGAACGAGAAGCTTATGGTAATTTATCATTTAATGAACAAGATAAACAAGCTGCCTTGGACTATATTATCGCACTGAATAAATTGTTTATTGTCGATAACAATCTAGTACACTATGCTTGTCATTTTTTCGATAAGAACAGTCATAAAAAATTAAAACAAATCAGTTGGCTAATTGCGGGGTTAACTGTTATCAGTGATTGGCTTGGATCGAATAAACAATTTTTTCCGTTTTGCTCAGAGCCCATGCCGCTTGAAAAATATTGGCTCAATCATGCAATTGTTAATGCAGAAAAAGCCATTGCTACTTTACCGATAGCCTCGCCAATCACTCCTTTTAGTGATATTAAAAATTTGTTTCCTTTCATTGAAAAACCAACACCACTACAGCAACAAGCATTAACCTGCCAACTTTCTGATAATGGAGCAGAGCTTTTTATTATGGAGGATGTGACGGGGGCAGGTAAAACGGAAGCGTCAATGATTTTAGCACATCGGCTTATGACAGCTAAAAAAGCACAGGGTATCTATATCGGCTTACCAACGCAAGCAACAGCTAATGCTATTTATCAGCGTACCGCTCAAGTATACGAACAATTATATCAAGCTGATAGCCATCCTTCGCTGGTACTGGCTCATGGCTCTAGCTATATGAATCCGCATTTTACTCAATCAATTTTAAATCAGGATGATATTAGCCAGCAAAAATATCCCAAGGGTGAACAATCAGTGAGTGGAGAATGTAATGAATGGTTTGTTGATACTCGAAAAAAATCGTTATTAGCTGAAGTTGGAGTTGGCACGTTAGATCAAGCGTTAATGGCAATTATGCCTTTCAAACATCAATCGTTACGTTTATTAGGATTACGACATAAATTACTGATATTAGACGAAGTTCATGCTTATGACAGTTACATGGTAAAATTACTCGAAAACTTATTATATTACCATGCGTTACAAGGTGGCAGTGCTATTATTTTGACAGCAACATTACCTTTTTTTCTGCGTCAGAAACTGCTCAATGCCTTTTATAAAGGCTTAAATGGCAATAAACAAGCTTTAGAATTAGAACAGTCATTACCTTTTCCACTCATGACACAGCTTAATCATAACGGCTTAGTTGAACAAGCGATTGAAACCCGACCAGAAGTGAAACGCCAAGTAAATATCGAATGGATTAACAATATTGAAGCAGGTATAGACAAAATCAGCAAAGCTATACAACAAGGTAAAATTATTTGTTGGATCAAAAACAGTGTACAAGATGCAATTAGTCTATATCAACAAATTCAACTCAACTTACAACTGGATCATACACAAATCCTACTTTTTCATAGCCGTTTTGCCTATTGTGACCGTTTGGACATTGAAGAAAAAACATTACAATGGGCAGGAAAAACATCCAATCATCAAATCCGTGCAGGAAAAGTCATTATAGCAACACAAGTGATCGAACAATCCTTGGATCTTGATTTTGACGAAATGATCAGCGATATTGCCCCGATAGATTTATTGATACAACGAGCTGGACGTTTACAGCGACATGTTCGCGATAAACAGGGTAATATCAAGCCATATGATGAAAAAAATCAATCGTTAGATGAACGCCATCCCCCTTCCCTAACCGTGCTTGCCCCAGATTGGCAAGCTGAACCTAACGAGAATTGGCTTGACGAACCAGCCTTTCGAAATACCAGTTATGTTTACGCTAATCCGGCTCATTTATGGTATACCCAAAAAATACTATCCGAGCAAGGTTGCATTAAAATGCCGGATGATGCAAGGCAATTAATTGAATCCGTTTATGAACAAGATCTTGAACCACCAGCAGGATTACAAAAAGGTTATTATGGTGCTCAAGGAGCTAATTTAAGTAAATCATCAATCGCCAATCAAAGCGTATTAAATTTGAATGCAGGTTATAAGCGTGATTCAACAAATGGATGGGATAACGAAGTCGAAGTAGCGACTCGTTTATCAGAAGATAGCGTTGATATCTATTTAGCTTATCAACAAAATGGAAAAATTATTCCTTACTGTGGTAATGCCGAATATGCCTGGGAGCAAAGTCGAATTTCGCTAAGACGTGCCAAATGGGAAAAAATCAAAAATCAGATCCCTCAACTTGATCAAACAAGTTTAGAAAAACTCCGACAACAAATACATAGACCGAACGCTATTATTGTTTTAATTGATACAGAAAAAGAATCTTCTTTTTATTCTAAAGAATTGGGTTTTTATTTGAATTGAATTAGTTTGATTTAATTTAAAAGTAAACACTTTTAAATTGGAATGTATTGAATAAAATTTATCAAAAATTAAAAATTTAAATCAATTTGTTATAAAATTAACTTATTTCTTTATACATAGAGATGAACCGCAATGGGGCTGGAAATTAAAGACTGTCTTTAGTGTTCTCTATATACATAGGGATAAACCGTGTAAACCGCAAGTCGCAGTCTGACCGAAGGGGGGGCCCTATATACATAGGGATAAATAAAATAGCCACATATTAGTGACCGCAAATTAAACACATTGATTGACCAAAGCCAAAATATTTTGGATTGCGGTTTTTGCCTGATGGCTGTTTTTCCAACATGATGATCCGGTTAATAAGGCACCTTTATTCAGTATTTCATCTAAAGAAGTATTACGCAACTTTTCAAATGAATCGAATCCCATCTGTTGTAATCTTTCTATGATTTTATCGCCAACGTATTTTAGTTCTAAAAGGTGTTTCTTTTCTTGTTCTGAAAAAGCCATACAGTTCCTTATCTTTTTGGAAATAAATGCTATGATTTTACTGATTTGAATTTAATTTTTTCCATTTTCTAATTTTAGCTCTAAAGGATTTAAATGGTGCAACAGAATTAATGTGGATAAATCGTGCAACAGTCCATGCTGAAGGAAAAGGTTTAGTCCAATTACGCGTGTCTTTTATAAAAAGTGTACTATCATCTAATGAGTTAATCCAATTATTCCAGATAACAAGTTTCTCATTAAATAATTTAATCAGTTCTTGTAATGAATAATCCTGATAAATCTTATAAAAGTGTTGATATAATGTGCCTAACTGATTCCATTTGTAGCCTTCTGCTGGTAATGTTGGGGTTTGTCCAGCAAGTTCAAGATCATCCCAAGACTTAACAAGATCCAACCATCCTAACTGATAAGCAATCATTTGACTTGGAGTTCGATCTACTCCATCTATTAACTTATCTTTATCTAGTTCGGATAATTCGCTGAATTCATCAATAAATAGCTTAGCAGTTTTATTTATCTCATCCAATAGATGCTGTTTGTTTTCATAATTCATCTTATTTATTTGCCTTATTAAAATGTTTCATTTCTTCATTGATAAAATATTTAACTAAGTTAGCATACAATTGTTTAATCACTTCACCATCAAGTCCCAACTCATTAGCCCAAAGCATACGTTGCTCTAACATACTGTTAAAACGAGCTTGAGCCTGCACATCAGTGACATTTTTTTTGAATTGACTTGCAGCTTTAACATACTCGAACCGAGCGGCTAATAATTGAATTACCAAATGATCTATTCTGTCGATTTCAGCTCGAATATCATTCATATCACGACATTCATTAGCTAATATTTTTGAATGGTATTGAATCATATAGAGTACTCAATAGTTAATAGTTTAGCTATCTTAGCACTAGATATATGTATCTGAAAGAATTTGATTTAAGAAATAGGGAATTGGTGGAGCCAAGGGGGATCGAACCCCTGACCTCAACGCTGCCAGCGTTGCGCTCTCCCAGCTGAGCTATGGCCCCTAAATAGGTAAAACTGTGGCTAATAATATGCAACTAGTTAAAAGGTGTCAAATAGTTTGGTATTATTCGCTTAAAAAACAGTCTAATAATGCTCTGTCAAACTATGACAGAGCTTAGGTAGTTAACGAATAATTGCGTTTTGATCTGCACCTTCAACTTCAACTTTTGGTGGCATAAAGTGCTCACGTTTAACACCCAACTTAAGTGACATATATGCAGCCACATAGATTGATGATATCGTGCCTAACACAATCCCTACGCCTAATGTTTCAGAAAAACCTTTTAACATTGAACCGCCAAATATATACAAAATAATAACAACAGCTAAGGTTGTACCTGATGTCATTAAGGTTCGATGTAATGTTTGAGTTAATGAGATGTTGATCACATCGTATGGCGACGCACGTCGAATTTTTCTAAAATTCTCACGAATTCGGTCAAATACAACGATGGTATCATTAAGCGAATAACCAATGATAGATAACATCGCTGCGATAATAGTCAAATCTAACTCTCGATTAAATAACGATAAATATCCTGCGGTTATTACAACGTCATGCGCTAATGCGACAACAGCACCTGTACCAAATCGCCATTCAAATCGAAACGCAATGTAGATTAAAATACAGATTAAAGCAGCACAAATCGCTAATATTCCATCTTGAGCTAATTCAGTACCAACTGTTGGGCCAACGAATTCAATTCGTTTAATTTCAGCATTACTATCAATATTTTTATGCACTAAATTTGAAATTTTCATACCTAATGCATTATCAATCGTTGATGATACACTACCTTCACTTTGGTTGGCAGTTGGTAGTCGAATAATGATATCTTTACTGCTACCATAATATTGAACGATTGGTTCATGATAGCCCTCATCACGTAAACTGTTACGTAGGTCATCAAGGTTTATAGCTTTAGTAACGGTTAACTCAACAGTTGTCCCACCAGTAAAATCTTGTCCAAGATTAAATCCTTTAACAAAAATTATTACAAATGACGCCACAACTAATATCATTGAGATGGCAAAAGCAATAAAACCAAATTTTAAAAAGTCGAGGACTCTGCGGCCATGATTTAGATCTCTAACATCATGATTTTCTTTTTTATCAACAATCACAATAAACCTCTAAATTGATAACTTATCAACACGACGGCCACCATAAATAAGATTGGCCAATGCTCGAGTCCCTACGATCGAGGTAAACATCGATGTTACAATACCGATACCTAATGTAATAGCGAAGCCTTTAATTGAGCCAGTACCAACCGCATAAAGAATAACCGCAGTAATCAGTGTGGTGATGTTGGCATCAAAAATACTACTCCAAGCACCCGCATAACCTTCGCTAATTGCGTGTTGAACACCTCGTCCGTTACTTAGTTCTTCTTTTATTCGCTCGTTAATCAACACATTAGCATCGACTGCCATACCTACGGTTAAAACTATACCGGCAATACCTGGCATACTCAATGTCGCACCTGGTAATAATGACATGGTACCAACAATCAAAATTAAGTTCGCTACCAGTGCAAGACTTGCAAATACTCCAAATAAGCGATAAACCACCAACATAAATACGACAGAAATTAATAATCCCCAAACACAAGATTCTAAGCCTTGTGTGATATTTTCTTGCCCCATTGAAGGACCTACTGTTCGTTCTTCAATTATTTGAATCGGAGCAATCAACGCACCGGCTCTAAGTAATAATGATAAATTCTTAGCTTCATCAATACTACTTATGCCTGTTACTTGGAATCGGTCACTAAAAATACCTTGGATAGTTGCGACATTGATGACTCTCTCTTGTTTTTCAAGAATAGGTTTATCATTTTCATCACGTTTTCCAGTATCTTTATACTCGACAAAAAGTGTTGCCATTGCTTTTTTCAGATTTTTTTGCGTGAAACCAAGCATGGTTTTACCACCAGCACTATCAAGAGTGATAGAAACCTCTGGTTGGCTATATTCGTTTATTCTAAATGAAGAATCGGTAATATGATCACCTGTTAATACTACACGTTTATAAAGTAAAACTGGTCGGCCGTTTTCCATATATTTTATTTCAGAACCATATGGAACACGCATATTGCCGTTTAAAATTGCAGCTAAGTCAATTGAGCTATCATCATTCACTTGCCTAAATTCAAGGGTAGCTGTCGCGCCTAAAATGCGTTTAGCCAATGCAGTATCTTGGATACCTGGTAATTCAACCACAATACGATCTGAGCCTTGGCGTTGAACAATTGGTTCAGCCACACCTAACTGATTAACTCGATTACGTAAAATGGTAGTATTTTGTTGAACTGCATCATTTTTCGCTTGTTGCAGTCTCTGTTGACTAACACTAATGACAATGCTGTTTTCATCTTGTGAAGTTAACTCATAATCTTGTAATCCATTGATCTTAGTAATAGCTTTATTTCGATCTTCAACATTATCAAATTGCATTGTTATTTGTTGATTAGGATTTTTGCTGATTGTTTTATATACAAGATTGTTTTTATTAAACTCTGCTTTTAAATTTTCAATCGACTGGTCTGTCAATTTACTTAATGCAGTAGTCATATCTACTTCCATTAAGAAATGAACACCGCCACGCAAATCAAGGCCTAATTTCATTGGCTCGGCGCCAATCACAGCTAACCACGATGGTGTTGCTGGTGCTAGATTTAGCGCAACAGTATAATCTTCACCTAATTCTTGTGATATTAATTCTTTAGCTTTAAGCTGAGTATCATTATCACTTAATCGAATTAAAATAGATTTATTTTCATATACGAGTGATTTAGGTTCAATCTTGTTTTTCACCAAAAGTTGCTTAACTTTATCTTGCATAGCAACATTAATTTCGGTACCGTTTGAACCTGAAATTTGTATAGCAGGATCTTCACCATAAATATTTGGAAGCGCATAAAGCAGGCCGACGCAAATTACGACGACCAACATAATGTACTTCCACAAAGGATAGCGATTTAGCACGACATTTTCTCTTGTGGAATTAGATAATTAATACAATGAAATTTATTATAATGATTTCATTGTTCCTTTTGGTAAAACAGATGTGATAAAGTCACGTTTGATAACAACTTCTGTTGTATCATTTAACTCTAACGCAATATAGCCATTGTCGTTAACTTTTGAAACTCGACCAATAAGTCCACCATTAGTTAATACTTCATCACCTTTAGAAATTGATGCCATTAACTCACGATGCGCTTTAGCGCGTTTTTGTTGTGGGCGCATAATCATAAAATAGAAAAATAACCCGAATACCACTAACATAATTAGCATAAAATAATCACCACCAGGCTGAGCGCCATCGGCTGCATATGCATTAGAAATAAAAAAGTCCATATCGGTCCTCTTAATTTTTACAAAAATATTAAAGTTCAGAATTATAACACAATAAATATGTCGATAATTAACTATTTCTTGTCAATGTCTTTTTAATCAATCTCAATAAAGTAACAAAAATAATTAAGTCGTTAAATATTGAGCCATACTAACTAAGTTAACTAACCATTTTGGATAGACACCACATACAATCGTTAAAACTGCTGCAAGAACAATTAGCAATTCGCTCATTTTTATATCCTGCCATTTTAATTTGATGTTCGAATTCAGCTGTTCATCATTGGATGGTTTGATATAAAGGTTGAGAATAAGTCTTGCATAAAAATAAAGTCCTAGTGTGCTACCAATAACCACTGCCGCAATTAACCACCATAATTCAGCCGTTACACCCAACAATATTAGAAGGAAACGCCCAACAAAACCAGCTGTTAGTGGAGCACCGGCTAAAGAGAGTAAACCTATACCCATTGCTAATGCTAAAACAGGACGACGCCAGAATAATCCTGAAAGATCGACTTCGTTTTCATGATCCTGTAACTCGTTGGAATGTGATTCTAAACTGATCACGCCCAAAATACAGATATTGGCAAGAATGTAACCAATCAAATATACACCAATGGTTTCTAAGGCCAATACTTGATATTGCACCGCAATTAAAGCAAGTAATAAATAACCAAAGTGAGCTACGGATGAATAAGCTAATAAACGCTTTAAGCTACTTTGCATTAAAGCAGATAAATTACCCCATAGTATTGAACAAAAAGCCATAATCACCAAAATAATACGAATTGTTTCATTATTAACAATTGGCGCAAGTAAAAATAATCTGGCAATAGCACAAAATACCGCCACTTTTCCTACTGTTGATAATAATAATGCTACTACAGTCGGCGCACCTTGATAAACGTCAGGCAACCAAAGTTGAAAAGGTACCAGTGAAAGCTTAAAACCAATTCCCACTAATATTAAACAAATGCCAATTAATAATAATGTACTTTGATAATTCATGGTTGAAAGCTGGTAACTTAAACCACTAAATGTAAGCTCTCCAGTTGTTGCATAGTAGAAGGCTATTCCCATTAACAAAAATGAACTAGCTATTGCAGATAGGATCATATATTTGATCGCAGCTTCTAACGCATGTGTTTGTATATATTGATAACCGATCAATCCAATAAATGGTATCGAAAGTAATTCTAAGCCTAGGAAGAATGACATTAAATGACTTGCATAAACTAAAGTTACGCCGCCTAATGCCATAAGTAATAAAATTACATAGAATAAACCATGTACGACCAGTTCTTGTACAAACCATTGATAAGCGAGTGAAGCAACTACAATAGAAATAATCAAAATCAAACTGGTATAAAGTAATCCATAGCCATCACAGGTAAATAACGCTGTAACTTGATGAGCACGCCATTTATTATCAGTATTATCATCAGTTTGTGTAGTATCAATAACATTCTGAGGTGGGCCTACAAAATCTTGTTGAACCATAGGTTCAGAGTTCTGGTCATTTTGAGGGGATGATGTTTCCGTTGGAACTTCATCAACGGCTATAGTTTGCTCACTTGATAAATCAGTATCAGTTGAACCTTGTGAAGTAGGTACAGATATTTGCATATTGTCACTACTAATATCAGTTATTGCGGGTGTGTTATGAGAAATTTTAAAGCCTAGAATTGATGAACAAATTAAAGCGCATATCAACCCTGATATAGCTAAAATAGCGCATTTTTTAGTTCTTACTTTAAAAACAAAAAGCGCTATGAGCAAAACAATTATGGCAAAGCTCAATATGAATATTGGCAATAAAGCTATCATAAATTTTTACTCTCCCACTCGTTCTGCTGTTATATACTGCTGTGTTTGGTTGACAGTAGAATAAGATATATCTAACACTATCTTAGGGTACAACCCGATAAAAATTAGAACAATCAACACACTAGATAATAATAAAATATCTTTTTTACTTAAAAAGTGTTTGGTTACATCTACTTTATCAACTACTCCATAAAAAATAGGTTGCATACGAATAATTAAGGAAATTGACAGTAACAGCAACCCAATTACCAACAAAATTGTATAATATGAATAAGAGGTATAACTACCTAATAACATCATATAATTACCAACAAAATTAGCTGTACCTGGTATGCCTAATACAGCTAACATAAAAAATAAAGTAAAAGAGGACAGATATCTCACTTGCTCTTTTAATCCAATAAATTGGTTTATATTCCGAGTTAAATAGCATTCAGCCAATAATCCGCTAATCATAAACATGCCAACGATAGCTAGGTTTATGGCTATCATTTGAATAACAACGCCTTGAAATGCTATTACAGATCCACTATAAATAATTGTAGTAACAAATCCCATTAACGCGATATGGATATAAGCAATTAATTTTTTTATATCTGTTTGGTTAAATGCTAGTAAAGCAGCATAAAAAACAGTAAACATAGCTAGTATTGAAATAACAGGCATAATGGCCAAAGACGCGTTTGGAAAAAGGGGAATTACAAAACGTAATAAACCAAATGTTGCCGTATTAAGTAATAAACCACTTATCATCATTGAACCACTTGTTGAAGATTCAATATGTGCTTCAATAAACCAATTGTGAAAAGGAACTAAAGGAATACGAATAAGGAAGGCTGCTAGAAATCCTAACATTAATAAAAATTCAGTATTACTTGAAATTGGTGTTTTAGTTAAAATTTGATAGTCAAAAGTCCATTGACCGGTTAAATTCCAATTAATTAGTGCTAATGAAACAATAGATATTAGCATTAATAAACTACTTATTTGTGTGTAGATTAAAAATTTATTAGCACCATTGAAGCGTTGTGAATTTAAATCTCTCCTTCCCCACAATGAAATTAAGAAATAAATCGGAATAGCTACCGCTTCCCAGAAGAAAAACATCAAAAACAGATCAGTAATGACAAATAACATCATAATGGCTGATGTCATAAATAATACACATAAGTAAAACAACCCAAGGTTATTTAGGTTTTCTTTGCTAGAATAAATAATAACTAGTAGTACAATGAAAAGTGTCGAAGTAATTACTACCAACGATAGGCCATCCAATAGAAGATGAAAATGGATACCAAGTAATGGGATCCAGTCATAATTAACCTCTTTACTCCAACTTGTATCTGGTTCTACATTTATTGCATTCGCCCATAAAATTATGGCTAATATTAATGTGATTAATATAGTCGTGAAAGCAACCATAATTGGTAAACGTTGCCAACGCAATTGTACATCAGTTGATACTACGATTCTTTGTAAGAATACTTGACATAACCAACCAATGAATCCGCCAATTACAGGTAAGAAGACAAGCCATAACAACATGAAAGTTCGCACCTTTATTAAATAAAAATCAATAACATTAATATAATAATGCTACCTATGACCATTGAAACCATATACCATCGTATCTGTCCATTTTCTAGGCTAACAATATATGAGTTTATTTTTTTAATTCCCCACATTATCCAGTTGTCCCATATCGCTAATGGATCCTTTTTCAGGAAATCCGCTAGATAGATATAAGGTTTTACGAAGATATTGTTCAAGACAAAATCAAATCGCCAATTGCTTTTACATAATCTTCCTAAAAATTTGACCATCGGAGTATTAAGTATTTCATGAACCTCACTATTAAGATGCCCATAAAGAATATAAGCAATAACTAAACTCAATAAAGTCACTGCACTTAATAATATCCGAAATGGTAACTGTTCCTGAGTATCAAGATGGGCTATTGGAATTATTCCTTGTATTGGCAATGGGAAATAAATAAATAATGCAGTAGTAAATATTAACAATATAAAAATTGGAAAATAATTTATCGTTTTAATTTTTATAATATGATCCATTTTATGGGTATGATGGAAAACTAAAAAGATTATGCGCCAAATGCCCAAACTTGATAATAAAACACCTAATAAACCTATGGTGCCAGCCATCAAGCTATCTTGTGCCATTAATCTCCAAATAATATCGCCTTTAATATAAAAAGATGCAGAAATATAAGGGAATGCACTAAGTGAAAGCATTATAATTAGAAAAATAGCATATAATATTGGGTTAGATTTTAATAAACCACCAATTTTGCTAATGTCTCTTTCACCTTGGCATTGTTTTAATAAAATTGCTGAAGCTAGTATTAATAATGTACTGGTTACAGAATAATTTATTAAACAATTTAATGATAAATTCCAACTTTGAGTTGAAAAGGCAAAAAACAGGTAACTAATTTGAGCTAAATTAATATAGGTTATAATTCGTTTTATATCATTTTGAACCAAAGCAATACTACTAGCAAATATAATAGTTAAAGATGCAAATAAAAGCATTATATAAAGTGTATCACTAGACATCATAAACAAATTGCTTAATCTTAAAACAAGATAAACTCCGGCCAATATGACTGTTGAAGACTGTAATAAAGCAACAGCTGGCATTGGTGCTAATGTGGTTTCTGTGAACCATGTATGCATTGGAAAAAGAGCCGATTTACTCATAGCGCCAAGGAACAACATAATGGTGATCCAAAAGATAATATCTGAATCGATAGCTAAATCGTTATGTGCTTTAAATAAAATCTCGCTGATTTTTAATGTTTCTACTGTTTGATAAAGTAAAAATATACCAATAATTAGAAATATGTCGGTTAAATGCATCATAACAAAAGCTTTAACGGCAGCATAACCATTACGAGCCTGTTTGTAATAAATACCAATAAGTAAGTAAGTGCTTATACTCACACCTTCCCAACCGAGTAGCATCACAAACAAATTATCAACAAGCACAACTGTTAACATGCTAGTTATGAGTAAATTACTATATGCATAGAAAGTATAAATATCTTCTCGTGATTTTAGATAACAGGCAGCAAAGATAGAGATCAATAAACCAAAGAAAGAAATTAGCACTAAAAAAGTTAGCGATAACCCATCCAAAGTTAAGGAAATCGGAACTTCAAAATCACCGACAGAAAACCAAGTCCATAGATTTCTTGTATAAACGAGTGTCATATCTGGGACGGTATTGGTAGAAAAATCAATACATGAAAATATTGTTATTAAACCAACAATAAATATAGTACTAATTCCGATTAACTTAACATTAATGGATTGTATTTGTCGCCCAAAACAAACCTGTATTAGAAAAGATAGTAATGGAACAATGATAGTTAAATAAAGTAAATTCATCCTTTCATTTCGCTCAATGAATCAATATTAAAGTTTTTACGTCGATAAATTAATTTAACAAGTAAAGCAAGCCCGACACATATTTGAGTTAAGACAGTAATTACAGCTAAGATAGCTAAAACGCCACCATCTGATTGCTGCCAATAACTACTCGCGACAAACAAAGCTGCTATTGCTCCATTATTCATGATAATAAGGCTTAATAATAAAAAATAGAGATTTCGTCTAATCATTACACCTAACAGCCCGATTACAAACAAGATAGAAGCAAAAATTAGCCCATGCATAAGTGGTATCACGTTATTTCTCCGAAAACATTCGATGCATAAAATGATAAGATATAACTACTGCACCTAATAACAAAAATGCAGCTAACTCCGTCATCAAAATATAAGCATAGATAGACATTTGATGCATTAATTCATGTGTTTCTTTAAGTTGTGAATAGTCAGTGCTTACTACACCATATATAAGAATAACTAACAATATGAATGCCAAAACTAATGGCCCCAACCAAATCTTAGGACTTATGCCATGTTTATTATTTTCAACATTATCATTACGAATTTTAAGCTTTAAAGAAACACCCCAAAAAAGGATTATGCCACCGCAAATAAAAAAGAGGATATATAAAGCAGCTGAAATATATGTTTGTAACAGAATAAATATTAATGCTGATGCAAAAAGTGAAATAGCGAGATATAAAATTGCCTTCTCTACCCTTCTACAAAAAATCACTTTTAAACTAGCAATAATAGCTATTATCGATGCAATATAAAAAACAACGATCATTAGATAATCCAATACTTATTCATAATGATATTAGTATATACCCAATCGACGACAATATACAGTTTACTAACGTTTCGTTAATACAAAAAATTCTTTCTAAATAATTTATTATCTTTATATAGTCAACAGAATGTCATTTTTACCAAATATAATAAAAACGA
This Gilliamella sp. ESL0443 DNA region includes the following protein-coding sequences:
- the secF gene encoding protein translocase subunit SecF gives rise to the protein MVDKKENHDVRDLNHGRRVLDFLKFGFIAFAISMILVVASFVIIFVKGFNLGQDFTGGTTVELTVTKAINLDDLRNSLRDEGYHEPIVQYYGSSKDIIIRLPTANQSEGSVSSTIDNALGMKISNLVHKNIDSNAEIKRIEFVGPTVGTELAQDGILAICAALICILIYIAFRFEWRFGTGAVVALAHDVVITAGYLSLFNRELDLTIIAAMLSIIGYSLNDTIVVFDRIRENFRKIRRASPYDVINISLTQTLHRTLMTSGTTLAVVIILYIFGGSMLKGFSETLGVGIVLGTISSIYVAAYMSLKLGVKREHFMPPKVEVEGADQNAIIR
- a CDS encoding chorismate mutase; translated protein: MIQYHSKILANECRDMNDIRAEIDRIDHLVIQLLAARFEYVKAASQFKKNVTDVQAQARFNSMLEQRMLWANELGLDGEVIKQLYANLVKYFINEEMKHFNKANK
- a CDS encoding ClbS/DfsB family four-helix bundle protein, translated to MNYENKQHLLDEINKTAKLFIDEFSELSELDKDKLIDGVDRTPSQMIAYQLGWLDLVKSWDDLELAGQTPTLPAEGYKWNQLGTLYQHFYKIYQDYSLQELIKLFNEKLVIWNNWINSLDDSTLFIKDTRNWTKPFPSAWTVARFIHINSVAPFKSFRAKIRKWKKLNSNQ
- the secD gene encoding protein translocase subunit SecD, giving the protein MLNRYPLWKYIMLVVVICVGLLYALPNIYGEDPAIQISGSNGTEINVAMQDKVKQLLVKNKIEPKSLVYENKSILIRLSDNDTQLKAKELISQELGEDYTVALNLAPATPSWLAVIGAEPMKLGLDLRGGVHFLMEVDMTTALSKLTDQSIENLKAEFNKNNLVYKTISKNPNQQITMQFDNVEDRNKAITKINGLQDYELTSQDENSIVISVSQQRLQQAKNDAVQQNTTILRNRVNQLGVAEPIVQRQGSDRIVVELPGIQDTALAKRILGATATLEFRQVNDDSSIDLAAILNGNMRVPYGSEIKYMENGRPVLLYKRVVLTGDHITDSSFRINEYSQPEVSITLDSAGGKTMLGFTQKNLKKAMATLFVEYKDTGKRDENDKPILEKQERVINVATIQGIFSDRFQVTGISSIDEAKNLSLLLRAGALIAPIQIIEERTVGPSMGQENITQGLESCVWGLLISVVFMLVVYRLFGVFASLALVANLILIVGTMSLLPGATLSMPGIAGIVLTVGMAVDANVLINERIKEELSNGRGVQHAISEGYAGAWSSIFDANITTLITAVILYAVGTGSIKGFAITLGIGIVTSMFTSIVGTRALANLIYGGRRVDKLSI
- the cas3 gene encoding CRISPR-associated helicase Cas3', with product MCELFYQYWGKCQPVEQSSDYHLLPYHNLDVAACGYHIVKNNYFNSTELFEQIGFSPNEIEKAALWFAYFLAWHDIGKFANGFQALFKHNHPQLVSVDPSKSYSSRHDSLGFWLWSNSLKHQPNIKLEQNSEDFDELFDTWLLIMTGHHGKPPEREAYGNLSFNEQDKQAALDYIIALNKLFIVDNNLVHYACHFFDKNSHKKLKQISWLIAGLTVISDWLGSNKQFFPFCSEPMPLEKYWLNHAIVNAEKAIATLPIASPITPFSDIKNLFPFIEKPTPLQQQALTCQLSDNGAELFIMEDVTGAGKTEASMILAHRLMTAKKAQGIYIGLPTQATANAIYQRTAQVYEQLYQADSHPSLVLAHGSSYMNPHFTQSILNQDDISQQKYPKGEQSVSGECNEWFVDTRKKSLLAEVGVGTLDQALMAIMPFKHQSLRLLGLRHKLLILDEVHAYDSYMVKLLENLLYYHALQGGSAIILTATLPFFLRQKLLNAFYKGLNGNKQALELEQSLPFPLMTQLNHNGLVEQAIETRPEVKRQVNIEWINNIEAGIDKISKAIQQGKIICWIKNSVQDAISLYQQIQLNLQLDHTQILLFHSRFAYCDRLDIEEKTLQWAGKTSNHQIRAGKVIIATQVIEQSLDLDFDEMISDIAPIDLLIQRAGRLQRHVRDKQGNIKPYDEKNQSLDERHPPSLTVLAPDWQAEPNENWLDEPAFRNTSYVYANPAHLWYTQKILSEQGCIKMPDDARQLIESVYEQDLEPPAGLQKGYYGAQGANLSKSSIANQSVLNLNAGYKRDSTNGWDNEVEVATRLSEDSVDIYLAYQQNGKIIPYCGNAEYAWEQSRISLRRAKWEKIKNQIPQLDQTSLEKLRQQIHRPNAIIVLIDTEKESSFYSKELGFYLN